Proteins encoded together in one Streptomyces sp. TLI_171 window:
- a CDS encoding nucleic acid/nucleotide deaminase domain-containing protein: MSDTVKHDYDAAENLSRQFDAHFATMKDHHARTTRTRTRAVSGRGGDKLGQIVSDMADRALGAIETALDSLADHAKDVSKGLKKMNENHQALEKKLADDYKRILSGHDTTPVYLLDHKGDLHRLHADGSKTKVDKDTHDDSGIKDFIPNGNHPRFRPDQTKIPPVGSPAVHSRKVRSGGSELARATERARHAQRDYGTPVSKSTPASRARSNYAALHYQDGERNFILVSRSDFLMGAHSEQRIAAPILEHMQGPNIRALYTERAPCDAPRSNCGAWLHKTFPHLTDVSHSFDYSDDHTDHTNYLGRLKQRRAQLFGSP; the protein is encoded by the coding sequence ATGAGCGACACCGTCAAGCACGACTACGACGCCGCCGAGAACCTGTCCCGCCAGTTCGACGCGCACTTCGCCACCATGAAGGACCACCACGCCCGGACGACCCGGACCAGGACCAGGGCGGTCAGCGGGCGCGGTGGCGACAAGCTGGGCCAGATCGTCTCCGACATGGCGGACCGGGCCCTCGGCGCGATCGAGACCGCGCTCGACAGCCTCGCGGACCACGCGAAGGACGTCTCCAAGGGCCTCAAGAAGATGAACGAGAACCACCAGGCCCTGGAGAAGAAGCTCGCCGACGACTACAAGCGGATCCTCAGCGGCCACGACACCACCCCGGTGTACCTGCTGGACCACAAGGGCGACCTGCACCGCCTGCACGCCGACGGCTCCAAGACCAAGGTGGACAAGGACACTCACGACGACAGCGGGATCAAGGACTTCATCCCGAACGGCAACCACCCGCGCTTCAGGCCCGACCAGACGAAGATTCCACCGGTGGGCTCGCCGGCCGTGCACTCCCGCAAGGTCCGTAGTGGCGGCTCCGAGCTGGCCCGGGCCACCGAGCGGGCGAGGCACGCACAGCGCGACTACGGAACCCCGGTCTCCAAGAGCACACCCGCGTCCAGGGCCCGGAGCAACTACGCGGCACTCCACTACCAGGACGGCGAGCGGAACTTCATCCTGGTCTCACGCAGCGACTTCCTCATGGGGGCGCACTCCGAGCAACGGATCGCCGCTCCCATCCTGGAGCACATGCAAGGTCCCAACATCCGCGCCCTGTATACCGAGAGAGCCCCGTGCGATGCGCCGAGGTCCAACTGTGGCGCCTGGCTCCACAAGACGTTTCCGCATCTCACGGACGTGAGCCACAGTTTCGACTACAGCGACGACCATACGGACCACACGAACTACCTGGGACGCCTCAAGCAGCGCCGGGCGCAGCTCTTCGGCAGCCCGTGA
- a CDS encoding SUKH-4 family immunity protein: MTSDAPLPPVRPVSRAELEQVYGVDGLRRVPAAELPAVITNPAARDFLCEIGLIDAPGTMVQLHGTLLRSLSEDCTPEGPAHYWPGLPDDGTAMVVVGHYGSGTFALDGTTGEVYALGVHRPPTVDGRPAHRSLHSLARCQLAFGGRELAIMADQMDPDTIDWCRAHLPEFAELHPPFFDTGEDVDPEFLDQLPALEDVLADLTAKLRAVEPGLLDQPVWQDIMHDFQHGY; encoded by the coding sequence ATGACGTCCGACGCACCCTTGCCTCCGGTTCGCCCCGTCAGCCGCGCCGAGTTGGAACAGGTCTACGGCGTCGACGGACTCCGCCGCGTCCCCGCGGCGGAGCTGCCCGCCGTCATCACCAACCCCGCCGCGCGCGACTTCCTCTGCGAGATCGGCCTCATCGACGCTCCGGGCACCATGGTCCAACTCCACGGAACGCTGCTCCGCAGCCTGTCCGAGGACTGCACGCCGGAAGGCCCCGCCCACTACTGGCCCGGCCTGCCCGACGACGGCACCGCCATGGTGGTCGTCGGCCACTACGGCTCGGGCACCTTCGCGCTCGACGGCACCACCGGAGAGGTGTACGCCCTCGGCGTCCACCGACCGCCGACCGTCGACGGCCGCCCCGCCCACCGCAGTCTGCACTCCCTGGCCCGCTGCCAACTCGCCTTCGGCGGACGGGAACTGGCGATCATGGCCGACCAGATGGACCCCGACACCATCGACTGGTGCCGCGCCCACCTGCCGGAGTTCGCCGAACTGCACCCCCCGTTCTTCGACACGGGCGAGGACGTGGACCCTGAATTCCTGGACCAGCTGCCCGCGCTGGAGGATGTCCTCGCCGACCTGACCGCCAAACTGCGCGCGGTCGAACCCGGCTTGCTCGACCAGCCGGTCTGGCAGGACATCATGCACGACTTCCAGCACGGCTACTGA
- a CDS encoding SUKH-4 family immunity protein has protein sequence MQPVESLRPIRPVTRAELEQVYGVDGLRRVPATELPAVITDPAARDFLCEIGLPDAPSAIVCQVEPLLVGLPEACAPESPAGHWPGLPDGGAAMVVVGSSVAGTFALDGATGEVYALGAHQPPTVGGRPAHHSLHSLACCQLAFGGREMWTAVARLDQADIDWCRAHLTEFAELYPASLDEDGYEEDPETELPSDDEIFADLTAKLRAIEPGLLDQPVWQTIVHEFRHGY, from the coding sequence ATGCAACCCGTAGAGTCCCTGCGACCCATCCGGCCGGTCACCCGCGCCGAGTTGGAACAGGTCTACGGCGTCGACGGACTCCGCCGCGTCCCCGCGACCGAGCTGCCCGCCGTCATCACCGACCCCGCCGCGCGCGACTTCCTCTGCGAGATCGGCCTGCCGGACGCGCCCAGCGCGATCGTCTGCCAGGTGGAGCCGTTGCTCGTCGGTCTGCCCGAAGCGTGCGCGCCGGAAAGCCCTGCCGGCCACTGGCCCGGATTGCCGGACGGCGGCGCCGCCATGGTGGTGGTCGGCTCCTCCGTCGCAGGCACCTTCGCGCTCGACGGAGCCACCGGAGAGGTGTACGCCCTGGGCGCGCACCAGCCGCCGACTGTCGGCGGCCGCCCCGCCCACCACAGCCTGCACTCCCTGGCCTGCTGCCAACTCGCTTTCGGCGGACGGGAGATGTGGACCGCGGTCGCCCGGCTGGACCAGGCGGACATCGACTGGTGCCGGGCCCACCTGACGGAGTTCGCCGAGCTGTACCCCGCCTCCCTCGACGAGGACGGGTACGAGGAGGACCCCGAGACCGAGCTGCCGAGCGACGACGAGATCTTCGCCGACCTGACCGCCAAACTGCGCGCGATCGAACCCGGACTGCTCGACCAGCCGGTCTGGCAGACCATCGTGCACGAATTCCGCCACGGCTACTGA
- a CDS encoding SUKH-4 family immunity protein → MVPVDSPLPVIQPVTRAELEVAYGVDGLFRVSESQLPAVVTDPGTRAFLSEIGLPHAPGAFIRPERPPLPPLSERSADPAGCWPELPNNGSTMVVLGSWGTVFALDGATGEVYALLPHQEATVDGRPTHRSQHSLLRCQLAFGAQELNLLGDLMEYGLPIDDGIEPDLTRHPGWDSILRHFRYGY, encoded by the coding sequence ATGGTGCCTGTCGACTCCCCGCTACCCGTCATCCAGCCGGTCACCCGCGCCGAGCTGGAGGTCGCCTACGGCGTGGACGGCCTGTTCCGGGTTTCCGAGTCGCAACTGCCCGCCGTGGTCACCGACCCTGGCACGCGCGCCTTCCTCAGCGAGATCGGCCTGCCCCACGCCCCCGGCGCGTTCATCAGGCCCGAGCGGCCGCCGCTTCCCCCTCTGTCCGAGCGTTCCGCCGATCCCGCCGGCTGCTGGCCGGAGCTGCCGAACAACGGCAGCACCATGGTCGTCCTCGGCTCGTGGGGGACGGTGTTCGCCCTGGACGGCGCCACTGGCGAGGTATACGCCCTGCTCCCGCACCAGGAAGCGACCGTCGACGGCCGCCCCACCCACCGCAGCCAGCACTCGCTGCTCCGCTGCCAACTCGCCTTCGGCGCCCAGGAGCTGAACCTCCTCGGCGACCTGATGGAGTATGGGCTCCCGATCGATGACGGAATCGAACCCGACCTGACGCGCCACCCCGGATGGGACTCGATCCTCCGGCACTTCCGCTACGGCTACTGA